One stretch of Acanthochromis polyacanthus isolate Apoly-LR-REF ecotype Palm Island chromosome 16, KAUST_Apoly_ChrSc, whole genome shotgun sequence DNA includes these proteins:
- the LOC110963605 gene encoding F-box only protein 30-like, translated as MEEDHVHCMSCINQRCTVRPEPGVSCDLVNCPLVCGAVFHSCKGDEHQLMCPLMRIPCLNSGYGCPATMVRNQMYAHLEVCPAGVVCCTMEWNRWPVSCLDYTSYESLSRGVEEVEQLDMALALQDQRTLLESLKVIAMAPTAEGGPLVPVSNQNRATHSAMLASASTESPSQSSHQPQPPPPGSAKEKILSGINGLNEEHYSKLYEATVETARSLAAALDFVSNAGSSESNTECVNRGAAVQRRRLSGSGDLQNGLEDKMIVDADGLHTRDMMEQSVCSSCLNGNGPLKGADVKVINTANGPLSGATACPVEVQDNDMDVSQEPVSPQMTSPVPIGQAVAQRAGHVVLEDRGQVLTDNYAPERKFHSYQFFRGQGQCSLSNGRIGIMPDRSLCRVRPEMEDKAADTSDLEQDDDPMGLGEIDLITAALLFCLEESRECRRISDTVYVDGYHVDFGTQTFTFPAAILVTNTRVGDMASASACDHAAPQLTYPSPFRTLRLGLVLEALEVEAVPHNRYLPPNPRYQHMFPFVCGQSFRRDQFSSHFTNVHGDIHAGLNGWMEQRCPLAYYGCTFSQRRFYPSAKGAKVVHDRHLRSFGVQLCPKVNPPSDSQPDQFSGLPIEILWHITGFLDSFSLCQLSLVSRTMREVCASLLQTRGIVEVQWEQRQRPGSHGTVSWQMKNTVWRFSTAFSPVTSWGFTDVPSMSDHLKKCQFNVVEHKTEPIPLPAMCTARDGLSLRRVLRHVNT; from the coding sequence ATGGAGGAGGACCATGTTCACTGCATGTCCTGTATCAACCAGAGATGCACGGTCAGACCTGAACCAGGGGTTTCCTGTGACCTTGTCAACTGTCCCTTGGTGTGTGGGGCCGTATTTCACTCCTGCAAAGGTGATGAGCACCAGCTCATGTGTCCGCTGATGAGGATTCCCTGCCTGAACAGTGGCTATGGCTGCCCTGCCACCATGGTGCGCAATCAGATGTACGCCCACCTGGAAGTGTGTCCAGCTGGAGTGGTGTGCTGCACTATGGAGTGGAACAGATGGCCTGTTAGCTGCCTGGACTACACTTCCTATGAGAGCCTGAGCCGtggggtggaggaggtggagcagCTGGACATGGCACTCGCTCTACAGGACCAGCGTACACTGCTGGAGTCCCTCAAGGTGATTGCAATGGCACCTACGGCCGAAGGAGGGCCGCTTGTTCCTGTTAGTAATCAGAACAGGGCAACACACTCAGCTATGCTAGCATCTGCTTCTACCGAGTCACCTTCACAGTCCTCACATCAGCCACAACCGCCACCACCAGGGTCGGCAAAAGAGAAAATTCTTAGTGGAATTAATGGCTTGAACGAGGAGCACTATAGCAAACTGTACGAGGCCACAGTGGAGACTGCAAGAAGCTTAGCTGCAGCTTTGGACTTTGTTAGCAATGCTGGCTCCAGTGAAAGCAACACAGAGTGTGTGAACAGAGGAGCTGCTGTGCAGAGACGGAGACTTAGCGGCAGTGGAGACCTTCAGAATGGTCTGGAAGACAAAATGATTGTAGATGCTGATGGTTTGCACACAAGAGACATGATGGAGCAAAGTGTTTGCTCGAGTTGTTTGaatggaaatgggcctctgaaAGGAGCAGATGTAAAGGTGATAAACACAGCCAATGGGCCGTTGTCAGGAGCAACAGCCTGTCCTGTTGAGGTGCAAGATAATGACATGGATGTTTCTCAGGAGCCAGTGTCCCCTCAAATGACATCTCCAGTGCCTATCGGCCAGGCTGTGGCTCAGAGGGCTGGTCATGTGGTCCTGGAAGACAGAGGGCAAGTTCTTACTGATAACTATGCACCTGAGAGAAAGTTCCACAGCTACCAGTTTTTCAGAGGCCAGGGCCAATGTTCATTATCCAATGGACGGATAGGTATTATGCCAGACAGGTCACTATGCAGAGTTCGACCAGAAATGGAGGACAAGGCAGCGGATACCTCAGACTTAGAGCAGGATGACGATCCAATGGGTCTAGGTGAGATTGATCTGATCACAGCAGCCCTACTTTTCTGCTTAGAAGAGTCCAGAGAGTGTCGAAGGATCTCTGACACAGTCTATGTCGACGGTTACCATGTTGACTTTGGCACACAGACCTTTACATTTCCTGCTGCGATTTTGGTGACCAACACAAGAGTCGGTGACATGGCGTCTGCGTCTGCCTGTGACCACGCTGCCCCTCAGCTCACCTACCCCAGCCCTTTCCGCACTCTCCGCCTCGGCCTGGTCCTGGAAGCCCTGGAGGTCGAGGCCGTGCCGCATAACCGCTACCTCCCTCCTAACCCCCGCTACCAGCACATGTTCCCCTTCGTCTGCGGTCAGTCATTTCGCCGGGACCAGTTTTCTTCCCATTTCACAAATGTCCACGGCGACATTCACGCAGGTCTCAACGGTTGGATGGAGCAACGCTGCCCTCTGGCGTATTACGGTTGCACGTTTTCCCAGCGGAGGTTTTACCCGTCCGCTAAGGGGGCCAAGGTGGTTCATGACAGGCACCTCAGGTCCTTTGGGGTTCAGCTTTGCCCAAAGGTTAACCCTCCAAGTGACTCCCAGCCTGACCAATTTAGCGGGCTGCCCATTGAGATACTGTGGCACATAACGGGGTTCCTGGACAGCTTCAGCTTGTGCCAGCTGTCGTTGGTGTCACGAACTATGAGGGAGGTGTGCGCCAGTCTCCTCCAGACCAGGGGCATAGTGGAGGTGCAGTGGGAACAAAGACAACGCCCCGGTTCTCATGGCACTGTGTCGTGGCAGATGAAGAACACG